A genomic window from Methylobacterium nodulans ORS 2060 includes:
- a CDS encoding nitroreductase family protein: MSETSYSAARIAAVFRERFGDEVAADPGLNGLAEIHRIAAHHVHRRYADRPVDPALVRLLCACALSAPSKSDLQQRDVVIVSDPDLRRRIAGLLPHMPWVGVAPAFLVVCANGRRLPQISILRDKPFPNDHLDLFFNAVGDAAIALTTCLHAAEAVGLGGCPISEIRNHAAQVSAWLNLPERVIPFAGLCLGWPAGESRISPRLPLAMTLHESRYDEGDLAAGIAAYDERREAILPYPEQRQTARWGVAEAYGWSEDKARQYAEPQRADFGAFVRRSGFNLD; the protein is encoded by the coding sequence ATGAGCGAGACATCTTACTCCGCGGCGCGGATAGCAGCCGTGTTCCGCGAGCGGTTCGGGGATGAGGTGGCGGCCGATCCCGGTCTGAACGGCCTCGCCGAGATCCACCGGATCGCCGCGCATCACGTTCATCGCCGCTATGCCGACCGCCCGGTCGATCCGGCGCTCGTGCGGCTGCTCTGCGCCTGCGCGCTCTCCGCCCCATCGAAGAGCGATCTCCAGCAGCGCGACGTCGTGATCGTCAGCGACCCCGACCTGCGCCGGCGCATCGCCGGACTCCTGCCGCACATGCCCTGGGTGGGGGTGGCACCGGCCTTTCTGGTGGTCTGTGCCAACGGTCGCCGCCTGCCCCAAATCTCGATTCTGCGGGACAAGCCGTTCCCGAATGACCACCTCGACCTATTCTTCAATGCGGTCGGTGACGCCGCCATTGCGTTGACGACCTGCCTGCACGCGGCGGAGGCCGTTGGGCTCGGAGGCTGCCCGATCAGCGAGATCCGCAACCATGCCGCTCAGGTGAGCGCATGGCTCAACCTGCCGGAGCGCGTAATCCCCTTTGCAGGGCTCTGCCTTGGCTGGCCCGCCGGCGAGAGCCGGATCAGCCCGCGCCTGCCACTTGCCATGACCCTGCACGAGAGCCGCTACGACGAAGGCGACCTCGCGGCCGGGATCGCCGCCTATGACGAACGGCGCGAGGCGATCCTGCCCTATCCCGAGCAGCGCCAGACGGCGCGGTGGGGCGTGGCGGAGGCGTATGGCTGGTCCGAGGACAAGGCTAGACAATACGCCGAGCCGCAGCGTGCCGATTTTGGTGCCTTCGTGCGACGGAGCGGCTTCAACTTGGACTAA
- a CDS encoding phytanoyl-CoA dioxygenase family protein, producing the protein MITMLSRVLLAPIHAAQILTGAKSFRTNPILGSARLNRRGLHVWRVNTASALTEWRRRRLEHLVSAEDRRQLDEQGYVETRDFLSPEHFAELVREVTSVALPAKQFREGNAITRRVPLTPANLRHLPACRRLLALPEFQGRLRYVASFDVEPEVYIQTIFSQLDGPAADPQLDLHMDTFHPTMKAWLFLHDVPADEGPFTYVRGSASRTKRRLAWERRRSIEACDPAKAVGGAFRIRPDELPRLGLSEPTQFAVPGNTLVVGDTCGFHARGATVRPGIRIEIYAANRRNPFLPFVGLDLWSAPLLKRRKIALFWAALALWERLGLGRSQWRNGGQVRAGDPVLSEP; encoded by the coding sequence ATGATCACCATGCTTTCGCGTGTGCTGCTCGCGCCCATCCACGCCGCTCAGATCCTGACCGGCGCCAAGTCCTTTCGGACTAATCCCATTCTCGGCAGTGCCCGCCTGAACCGGCGCGGGCTGCACGTCTGGCGCGTCAACACGGCTTCAGCGTTGACGGAGTGGCGGCGACGGCGGCTGGAGCATCTGGTGAGCGCTGAAGACCGCCGCCAGCTCGACGAGCAGGGCTACGTCGAGACGCGGGACTTCCTCTCGCCCGAGCACTTCGCGGAGTTGGTGCGCGAGGTCACCTCGGTCGCGCTGCCTGCCAAGCAGTTCCGGGAGGGCAACGCAATCACCCGGCGCGTGCCCCTGACGCCGGCCAATCTGCGCCACCTGCCGGCCTGCCGCCGCCTTCTCGCCCTGCCGGAGTTTCAGGGCCGGCTGCGCTACGTGGCGAGCTTCGACGTGGAGCCGGAGGTCTACATCCAGACCATCTTCTCCCAGCTCGACGGCCCCGCGGCCGATCCGCAGCTCGACCTGCACATGGACACCTTCCATCCCACCATGAAGGCGTGGCTCTTCCTGCACGACGTGCCGGCCGACGAGGGGCCGTTCACCTATGTGCGCGGCTCGGCGAGCCGGACCAAGCGGCGGCTCGCTTGGGAGCGGCGCCGGAGCATTGAGGCGTGCGATCCCGCCAAGGCGGTGGGCGGCGCTTTTCGGATCCGGCCAGACGAGCTGCCGCGTCTCGGCCTCTCGGAGCCCACTCAGTTCGCGGTGCCCGGCAACACCCTCGTTGTGGGGGACACCTGCGGCTTCCATGCTCGGGGAGCGACGGTCCGTCCGGGTATTCGCATCGAGATCTACGCCGCCAACCGTCGCAATCCGTTCCTGCCCTTCGTCGGCCTGGACCTGTGGTCGGCTCCGCTGCTCAAGCGCCGCAAGATCGCCCTGTTCTGGGCGGCGCTCGCGCTCTGGGAGCGCCTGGGGCTTGGCCGCAGCCAATGGCGCAACGGCGGGCAGGTCCGTGCAGGCGATCCGGTTCTGTCCGAGCCCTGA
- a CDS encoding peroxidase-related enzyme (This protein belongs to a clade of uncharacterized proteins related to peroxidases such as the alkylhydroperoxidase AhpD.) — MNSRTNAPIGRYPVSTLSDMPADIRDRLLAVQEKSGFIPNVFLVFAHRPDEFRAFFAYHDALMDKPSNLTKAEREMIVVATSNANQCQYCVVAHGAILRIRAKNSLIADQIAVNYRKADITARQKAMLDFAMKVALEAYAVGEDDFSTLAQHGFDAEDAWDIAAISSFFGMSNRMANVTSLRPNDEFYTLGR, encoded by the coding sequence ATGAACTCACGCACCAACGCCCCGATCGGCCGCTATCCTGTTTCCACGCTGTCGGACATGCCGGCAGACATCCGCGACCGGCTGCTTGCTGTACAGGAGAAGTCCGGCTTCATTCCCAACGTATTTCTGGTCTTTGCGCACCGGCCGGACGAGTTCCGCGCCTTTTTTGCCTATCATGATGCGCTGATGGACAAGCCCAGTAACCTGACCAAGGCCGAGCGTGAAATGATCGTGGTGGCGACCAGCAACGCGAACCAGTGCCAGTATTGCGTCGTCGCACACGGCGCAATCCTGCGCATTCGGGCAAAGAACTCTCTGATCGCCGACCAGATTGCGGTCAATTACCGCAAAGCAGATATTACAGCGCGTCAAAAAGCGATGCTGGATTTCGCCATGAAGGTGGCGCTCGAGGCTTACGCAGTCGGTGAGGATGATTTCTCTACGCTGGCGCAGCACGGATTCGACGCGGAAGATGCTTGGGATATTGCCGCGATCTCGTCCTTCTTCGGGATGTCGAACCGAATGGCAAACGTCACCAGTCTGCGACCCAACGACGAGTTCTATACCTTGGGCCGATAG
- a CDS encoding c-type cytochrome gives MVSSRHRLSACAAALVALVAAADAGERYGIGRPATQAEIAAWDIDIDRDGRKLPPGRGSVAHGREVFDTQCASCHGERGEGGIGDRLVGGQGSLASGKPVKTVGSFWPYAPTLFDYIRRAMPLNAPQSLSDDDVYAVSAYILKLNGLVPDDAVLDPASLARIRMPNRDGFVPDPRPDVHRSNASK, from the coding sequence ATGGTTTCGTCAAGGCATAGGCTGTCCGCCTGCGCCGCCGCCCTGGTCGCGCTCGTCGCGGCGGCCGATGCGGGGGAGCGCTATGGCATCGGGCGCCCGGCGACGCAGGCGGAGATCGCGGCCTGGGATATCGATATCGACCGCGACGGCCGGAAGCTTCCGCCCGGACGCGGCAGCGTCGCGCATGGCCGTGAGGTGTTCGACACGCAGTGCGCGAGCTGCCACGGCGAGCGCGGGGAAGGCGGCATCGGAGACCGGCTGGTCGGCGGTCAGGGCAGCCTCGCCTCGGGCAAGCCGGTCAAGACCGTCGGCAGCTTCTGGCCCTACGCACCGACGCTGTTCGACTACATCCGGCGCGCCATGCCCCTGAACGCGCCGCAATCCTTGAGCGATGATGACGTCTATGCAGTCTCAGCCTACATCCTCAAGCTGAACGGCCTCGTCCCGGACGACGCCGTCCTCGATCCGGCGTCCCTGGCGAGGATCAGGATGCCGAATCGCGACGGGTTCGTGCCGGATCCTCGGCCGGACGTGCATCGATCGAACGCCTCGAAATGA
- a CDS encoding lytic transglycosylase domain-containing protein has translation MTEKLARTLLTSVVGASLVAPAAQTAPGTAATETVEQALCRIVESSARAQGLPVSFLTRLIWRESSFRVGAVSAAGAQGVAQFMPGTARERGLADPFDPEQAIPHAAHLLADLRKRFGNLGLAAAAYNGGPARVASWIAGSGSLPAETRAYVYAVTGRPAEEWRPATAGQRQAAVTEGRSSAFTGKGGREDAASEPAEAHTAKPAAGPAGHMAAYQRAEAAPNCLQVTAALRLPSRLERPTPPVIDRVIVPPAPPPWGPWGVQLAGNFSKAQALESFARARSTYAQVIGQARPMIIGTRLLNRGSGAFYRVRIPAQNREQADALCTKIRVAGGACVVLKT, from the coding sequence GTGACTGAGAAGCTTGCGCGTACGCTCCTCACCAGCGTGGTTGGGGCCTCGCTCGTTGCACCCGCGGCGCAAACCGCCCCCGGCACGGCTGCGACGGAGACCGTCGAGCAGGCGCTCTGCCGGATCGTCGAAAGCTCGGCTAGGGCCCAAGGGCTGCCGGTGTCCTTTCTCACGCGTCTGATCTGGCGAGAAAGTAGCTTCCGGGTGGGTGCCGTCAGCGCCGCGGGGGCGCAGGGAGTGGCTCAGTTCATGCCCGGCACCGCACGCGAGCGCGGCCTCGCCGATCCCTTCGACCCTGAGCAAGCCATTCCACACGCAGCACACCTCCTGGCTGACCTGCGCAAGCGGTTCGGCAATCTCGGTCTTGCCGCAGCCGCCTATAACGGCGGACCGGCCCGCGTGGCCAGCTGGATTGCCGGCTCGGGCAGCTTGCCTGCTGAGACCCGCGCCTACGTCTATGCGGTAACTGGGAGACCAGCGGAAGAGTGGCGGCCGGCCACGGCCGGGCAGCGACAGGCCGCCGTCACGGAGGGTCGCAGCTCGGCCTTCACCGGTAAAGGTGGTCGCGAAGACGCCGCAAGCGAGCCGGCAGAGGCTCACACCGCGAAGCCCGCCGCCGGTCCAGCCGGGCACATGGCCGCCTATCAGCGGGCAGAGGCTGCCCCGAATTGCCTGCAGGTCACGGCGGCCCTGCGTTTGCCTTCACGTCTTGAGCGTCCGACGCCCCCTGTGATTGACCGCGTCATCGTTCCGCCAGCTCCCCCGCCGTGGGGACCCTGGGGTGTTCAACTGGCCGGAAACTTTTCGAAGGCGCAGGCACTCGAGAGCTTCGCCCGTGCGCGCTCCACGTACGCGCAAGTGATCGGGCAGGCACGCCCGATGATCATTGGCACACGTCTACTGAACCGGGGTAGCGGGGCATTCTACAGGGTCCGCATCCCGGCCCAGAACCGGGAGCAAGCGGATGCACTCTGCACGAAAATCCGTGTGGCCGGCGGCGCATGTGTCGTCTTGAAGACCTGA
- a CDS encoding IS110-like element ISMno7 family transposase: protein MDEHRTIFVGIDVSKDRLDVHLRPSDEALHVPRDAKGLDTLARRLGRLPVALVVLEATGGFEASVAAALAAVGLPLCIVNPRQIRDFARAMGRLAKTDTLDAEVIALFAERIRPPARPLPEPERSHFAELVSRRRQIIGMIGMETNRRDQAVDKQLIRRVDRHIAFLERELVELDRDIDRAIKASPVWCETEALLKSVPGIGDVTARTLLAQLPELGTIGRHQLAALVGIAPINRDSGLMRGRRSIAGGRTSVRGVLYMAALTAIRRGSPFRPFYERLTQRGRPRKVALVAVMRKLLVTLNAIVRERTPWRPLAA, encoded by the coding sequence ATGGACGAACACCGCACCATCTTCGTCGGCATCGACGTATCCAAGGACCGCCTCGACGTTCATCTGAGACCCTCGGACGAGGCGTTGCATGTCCCACGGGACGCGAAAGGGCTGGATACCCTCGCTCGCCGTCTTGGCCGCCTCCCTGTCGCTCTCGTCGTCCTTGAAGCCACAGGCGGCTTCGAGGCGAGCGTGGCTGCAGCGTTGGCAGCGGTCGGGCTGCCGCTCTGCATCGTCAACCCACGCCAGATCCGCGATTTCGCCAGAGCCATGGGTCGTCTGGCGAAGACCGACACGCTCGACGCTGAGGTCATTGCCCTCTTCGCTGAACGCATCAGACCACCGGCCAGGCCCCTGCCGGAGCCGGAGAGAAGCCATTTTGCCGAGCTTGTGAGCCGGCGGCGGCAGATCATCGGGATGATCGGTATGGAGACGAACCGTCGCGATCAAGCCGTGGACAAGCAACTGATCCGGCGAGTCGACCGGCACATCGCCTTCTTGGAGCGGGAGCTCGTGGAGCTCGACCGCGACATCGACCGAGCCATCAAGGCCTCTCCGGTCTGGTGCGAGACCGAGGCGTTGCTCAAGTCCGTCCCCGGGATCGGTGACGTCACCGCGCGCACGCTTCTGGCTCAGTTGCCTGAGCTCGGCACCATTGGCCGCCACCAGCTTGCAGCACTCGTCGGCATCGCTCCGATCAACCGCGACTCGGGCCTGATGCGAGGCCGCCGGTCCATCGCGGGCGGGCGAACGTCAGTGCGGGGCGTGCTGTACATGGCCGCTCTGACCGCGATCCGGCGAGGCTCTCCCTTCCGGCCCTTTTATGAGCGGCTCACTCAGCGCGGTCGGCCGAGGAAGGTCGCCCTCGTGGCCGTAATGCGAAAGCTCCTGGTGACGCTCAACGCCATCGTCCGCGAACGCACGCCCTGGCGGCCACTCGCCGCTTGA
- a CDS encoding phytanoyl-CoA dioxygenase family protein, which yields MSFTRTAARAAGTLASIARVPIWLAGVAGADKSFSKNPILGNPTLNRLGLHVARVQLAGRMAERRRARLGALIDPADRAAFDRDGIVIKRDFLDPEAFRALKEEVFGRSFPARELRQGQAVQRMVPLGRDNLPGLPQLAALTRNPTLRGLTYYAASRAGEPVYYLQTVVAEPDGPNDPQTALHADTFHATTKGWFFLHDVAEEDGPFVYVPGSHCATPERLAWEREQSIAARSAANSHHAAGSFRIREEELGALGYGKPVRVAVPANTLVIADTFGFHARAPSLRASTRVTVHTYIRRNPFLPWTGLDPKALPGLRGRELSLYLGFQDLKRRLTGHGASWRRVGPVAIDAPAQI from the coding sequence ATGTCATTCACCCGCACAGCCGCCCGCGCAGCCGGAACCCTCGCGTCGATCGCCCGCGTGCCGATCTGGCTCGCGGGCGTCGCCGGGGCCGACAAGTCGTTCTCGAAGAACCCGATCCTCGGCAATCCGACGCTCAACCGCCTCGGCCTCCACGTGGCGCGCGTGCAACTGGCGGGCCGCATGGCAGAGCGCCGCCGCGCCCGCCTGGGCGCCCTGATCGATCCGGCGGATCGCGCCGCCTTCGATCGCGACGGCATCGTCATCAAGCGAGATTTCCTGGATCCCGAAGCCTTCCGGGCGCTCAAGGAGGAGGTCTTCGGGCGCTCCTTCCCGGCGCGGGAGCTGCGCCAGGGCCAGGCCGTCCAGCGGATGGTGCCGCTCGGGCGGGACAATCTTCCGGGGCTGCCGCAGCTCGCTGCGCTCACCCGGAACCCGACCCTGCGCGGCCTGACCTATTACGCCGCCTCCCGGGCCGGCGAGCCGGTCTATTACCTGCAGACCGTGGTGGCGGAGCCCGACGGCCCGAACGATCCCCAGACCGCGCTGCACGCCGACACCTTCCACGCCACCACCAAGGGCTGGTTCTTCCTGCATGACGTGGCGGAGGAGGACGGCCCCTTCGTGTACGTGCCGGGGTCGCACTGCGCGACCCCGGAGCGGCTCGCCTGGGAACGGGAGCAGAGCATCGCGGCGCGGAGCGCCGCCAACAGCCATCATGCCGCCGGGTCCTTCCGCATCCGCGAGGAGGAGCTCGGCGCGCTCGGCTACGGAAAGCCGGTCCGGGTGGCGGTGCCGGCCAACACGCTGGTGATCGCCGACACCTTCGGCTTCCATGCCCGCGCCCCGAGCCTGCGGGCGAGCACCCGCGTGACCGTGCACACCTATATCCGGCGCAACCCGTTCCTCCCCTGGACCGGGCTGGATCCCAAGGCGCTGCCGGGCCTGCGCGGTCGCGAATTGTCGCTCTACCTGGGCTTCCAGGATCTGAAGCGGCGGCTCACCGGGCACGGCGCGTCCTGGCGGCGGGTGGGGCCTGTTGCGATCGATGCCCCAGCGCAGATCTGA
- a CDS encoding phytanoyl-CoA dioxygenase family protein has translation MRSLVHVATAPLWPLQLATAAKSFEHNPLIGSRQLNRWGLHAKRVELAARLAAARRARLASRVSGEDRAAFDRDGFVIKRRFLPDDAFARLRDEVQAYRGPIREKAEGRTVLRKVTIGSKLLDQLPSLKQVCGSETWQGLIRYVGSRDSEPSMFLQAVLQQASDGEDDPQTVLHADTFHPTVKAWLFLTDVEEDSGPFTYVRGSHRLTPQRLEWERRMSLTAVSSADFETRQGSFRISEAELEDLGFQMPIPIAVPANTLVVADTFGFHARGRSARPSTRVEVWGIGQRNPFLPWTSLDRAVGALSSIGRTGNDWEVRTGISIFDE, from the coding sequence ATGCGCAGCTTAGTACATGTAGCCACTGCTCCGCTGTGGCCTCTGCAGCTCGCGACTGCTGCCAAGTCGTTCGAGCACAACCCCCTGATCGGAAGCCGCCAGCTCAACCGGTGGGGGCTGCACGCCAAGCGGGTCGAACTTGCGGCCCGCCTCGCAGCGGCTCGTCGCGCAAGGCTCGCGTCCAGAGTGTCGGGCGAAGACCGCGCCGCTTTCGACCGAGACGGCTTCGTGATCAAGCGTCGCTTTCTGCCTGATGATGCCTTCGCAAGACTGCGCGACGAGGTCCAGGCTTACAGAGGGCCCATCCGGGAAAAAGCCGAGGGGCGGACGGTTCTGCGCAAGGTGACGATTGGCAGTAAGCTGCTTGATCAGTTGCCGAGCTTGAAACAGGTTTGTGGATCAGAGACGTGGCAAGGGCTCATCCGTTACGTCGGCAGCCGGGACTCGGAACCGAGCATGTTCCTGCAAGCCGTTTTGCAGCAAGCCTCCGACGGTGAGGACGACCCGCAGACGGTGCTGCACGCTGATACGTTTCATCCTACGGTCAAGGCTTGGCTTTTTCTCACAGATGTTGAAGAGGACAGCGGTCCATTTACTTATGTCCGCGGCTCCCATCGACTCACTCCACAGCGCCTTGAGTGGGAACGGCGCATGAGCCTAACCGCAGTTTCCTCGGCTGATTTTGAGACGAGGCAAGGTTCCTTCCGGATCAGTGAGGCCGAGCTGGAGGATCTTGGTTTCCAGATGCCCATACCTATTGCCGTGCCGGCCAATACCCTTGTGGTTGCGGACACATTCGGCTTTCACGCCCGCGGCCGGAGCGCCCGTCCGTCGACGCGAGTTGAAGTCTGGGGAATCGGTCAGCGTAACCCGTTCCTCCCGTGGACGTCGCTCGATCGAGCCGTCGGGGCCCTGTCTTCGATCGGGCGCACCGGAAACGATTGGGAGGTGCGCACAGGCATTTCGATTTTTGACGAATAG
- a CDS encoding glycosyltransferase family 4 protein — translation MTDRPVVLDITRLVLRLAHASPTGIDRVDLAYARHYLGQEAPRFGLITTPFGPKLLDRGEASAIVEAVASGWVEGSTAEADPVYRALALRLGTSVAPAPLAPPPPRRRRIQAAIRWRVARAPGIGGLPRGALYLHTSHLRLDRPRRFDWLYERCDVRPVFFVHDIIPIEYPEYGGDGEAVRHAVRMRTVSRHAAAVVVNSADVGSRFSAYLAARRLHVPPVTIGPLGIEPAFSDRTGPALTPDRPTFIACGTIQPVKNHYGLLTLWRELDARHGPRTPRLVIAGRRGWKSRNVIDLLDRCPAVRRHVVEVAGLSTAGLVRLMRGATALLMPSFAEGYGLPMVEAAAAGLPVVASDIPVHREVAEAFAAFIHPLDGLGWMRVVEELMATHSPLRRTLAERLVGVAPPTWDDHFARVDPMLADLA, via the coding sequence ATGACAGATCGCCCCGTCGTCCTCGACATCACCCGCCTCGTCCTTCGTCTGGCCCATGCGAGCCCGACCGGCATCGACCGGGTCGATCTCGCCTATGCGCGGCACTACCTCGGGCAGGAGGCGCCGCGGTTCGGGCTGATCACGACGCCCTTCGGACCCAAGCTCCTCGATCGGGGCGAAGCGTCGGCGATCGTGGAGGCGGTCGCCTCGGGCTGGGTCGAGGGCAGCACTGCGGAGGCCGACCCGGTCTACCGCGCCCTCGCGTTGCGCCTCGGCACCAGCGTCGCTCCGGCTCCGTTGGCGCCGCCTCCGCCCCGGCGCCGGCGGATCCAGGCGGCGATTCGGTGGCGGGTCGCCCGAGCCCCCGGGATCGGCGGGCTGCCGCGCGGCGCCCTCTATCTCCACACCTCGCACCTGCGCCTCGACCGGCCCCGCCGGTTCGACTGGCTCTACGAGCGCTGCGACGTGCGGCCGGTCTTCTTTGTCCACGACATCATCCCGATCGAGTATCCCGAATACGGGGGTGACGGGGAAGCGGTGCGCCACGCGGTGCGGATGCGGACCGTCTCGCGCCACGCCGCCGCCGTGGTGGTGAACTCGGCCGATGTCGGGTCGCGGTTCTCCGCTTACCTCGCGGCGCGGCGCCTCCACGTCCCGCCCGTCACGATCGGCCCGCTCGGCATCGAGCCGGCGTTCTCCGACCGCACGGGGCCGGCGCTCACGCCGGACCGCCCGACCTTCATCGCCTGCGGGACGATCCAGCCCGTCAAGAACCATTACGGGCTTCTCACCCTCTGGCGGGAGCTCGATGCCCGGCACGGGCCGCGCACGCCGCGCCTCGTCATCGCCGGGCGCCGGGGCTGGAAGAGCCGGAACGTAATTGACCTCCTCGACCGCTGCCCGGCGGTGCGCCGGCATGTGGTTGAGGTCGCGGGGCTCTCGACGGCGGGTCTCGTGCGGCTGATGCGGGGCGCCACCGCCCTGCTGATGCCCTCCTTCGCGGAGGGCTACGGCCTGCCCATGGTCGAGGCGGCCGCCGCGGGCCTTCCGGTCGTGGCCTCAGACATCCCGGTGCACCGGGAGGTCGCGGAGGCCTTCGCCGCGTTCATCCACCCGCTCGACGGATTGGGCTGGATGCGGGTCGTGGAGGAGTTAATGGCAACCCACTCGCCGCTACGCCGGACCCTGGCGGAGCGCCTGGTCGGCGTCGCTCCGCCGACCTGGGATGACCATTTCGCGCGGGTCGATCCGATGCTGGCGGATCTTGCATGA
- a CDS encoding DUF6489 family protein, with amino-acid sequence MKVTADIDCTPEEARVFLGFPDVQPLQAAVMAHMEKRMLAEFARFSPDRLMKTWMSLFGQNPPARASGARRDVPKGS; translated from the coding sequence ATGAAAGTCACCGCAGACATCGACTGCACCCCTGAGGAGGCTCGAGTATTTTTGGGCTTCCCTGATGTGCAGCCTCTTCAGGCCGCAGTCATGGCTCACATGGAGAAGCGGATGCTAGCGGAGTTCGCCCGCTTCTCACCGGACCGCCTGATGAAGACTTGGATGTCACTCTTTGGGCAGAACCCGCCGGCTCGCGCCTCGGGCGCTAGGCGAGATGTACCAAAAGGCTCCTGA